CCTGCGAGCTTTGAACGCTATAGCTTTTCAAACCACCTCCCTTTCTGTGCTCTCCCTTACGCTCTTAAACTATTTTTCTATCACCCGCATTCGAATGTTGAAAATCAACTGTGTTAGCGTGGCCATTTAGGGGGTAGAAATGGCTATTTTGAGGGTTTTTAAGTTGTTGGTTTTTAAGGTTTTGTTTTTGTGGGAAAACAAGGTCTTGAGATGTTAGCCTATCAGAAATTAAGGCTTCACCTAATAGAGGCCGGAATCAACATTTAAGGAAAACCATGGACCATAGTGCAAAAACATTCGAAGGACAGACTTTTTCTCACCAAGATCTGCAATTTGCTAGATTCGAAAACTGTGCTTTTTATAATTGCGATTTTAGTCGTGCCGATCTTCGCGAAGCGCAGTTCATAGATTGTCGGTTCATTGAAAGTGGCGCTATTGAAGGCTGTAATTTTGAGTTCGCAAACCTTAAAGACGCGAGCTTTAAAGATTGCCGTTTATCAATGAGCTACTTTGTTGGTGCGAATTGCTTTGGGGTTGAGTTTCGCGGGTGTGATTTAAAGGGGGCAAATTTTATGAAAGCCAACTTTGCTAATCGAGTCAGTCACCAAGTGTACTTTTGTTCGGCTTATATTACGGGTTGTAATTTGTCATACACCAATTTCGAAATGGCCTGCATCGAAAAGTGCGATCTATTTGAAAACAGGTGGAATGGGGCAAATTTAGATAATGCGTCATTTAGGGGATCAGATTTATCTCGAGGTGAGTTTTCCCCAGAGAGTTGGGGGACGTTCCGTCTTGAGAACAGTGATTTGACCCACGTAGAGCTGAACGGGCTCGATATACGAAGAGTATCACTGGAAGGGGTTAAAATATGCGAATGGCAGCAAGAGCAACTTCTCGAACCTTTGGGGATTCTCGTTTTGCCTAGCTAACAACCGCTCAAACACGATTTAGCTGGTAACTTTGTCGATTTGAGCACATAAGATGATGAACTTATATGATAATTTTATTTATCTTCGTACTTACCAGCGCTAAAGGAATAGTTAGTTCAGATGTTCAAAAAAGTTGAAGCTCCTCATATGACCTCGTCAGGTTTAAAAGTAGGCGATTCCGTTATTGCAATTGCGAAAATGGACCGACTGTATGTCAAAAACTACACGGCGCTGGATAAAGTGAAGCGCTCACTTGTCGTGGCATTGGTTTTTTCTTTTTTTGGTCTTCTCGTTCACCCATTGTATCTAGGGCTTCCGCTATTCGTACTGATTTTAGCCCTTGCGTATTGGAAAGCACCAGAGGTAGAGCTAAGAGCTCTGATGGTGCCTTCCTCCGATATGGCAGCAGTAGATACAGGCTTACATAAAAGCAACGATCCACATGTTTATCAAAACGTTGTAGAGAAATTTCATGCGTTAAAATCGTATGAAGAGCTTATCGCACATCATGATGATGACATGGATGAATAACGCACTATTACTTGCCATCGTGATTAGCGGAGCGTTACATATTTCCGCTATTTCCCACGCACCTAATTGGCGGTACTACTTATTTAAACCCATACCTATCGTGCTCATGATGGTGGCGATTTTTCTGAACTCTGCCCCCGATGTTGGCTTGACTCGCTACGCGTGGCTTATTGTTAGCGGGTTAGTGATGTCTGCCATTGGTGATGTGTTTTTAATGCAGCCTAGAGATAAGTTTATACCTGGGTTAGTGGCATTTTTAATGGCACATCTTTTTTATAGCGGAGCATTTTGGAT
This DNA window, taken from Vibrio tapetis subsp. tapetis, encodes the following:
- a CDS encoding Qnr family pentapeptide repeat protein produces the protein MDHSAKTFEGQTFSHQDLQFARFENCAFYNCDFSRADLREAQFIDCRFIESGAIEGCNFEFANLKDASFKDCRLSMSYFVGANCFGVEFRGCDLKGANFMKANFANRVSHQVYFCSAYITGCNLSYTNFEMACIEKCDLFENRWNGANLDNASFRGSDLSRGEFSPESWGTFRLENSDLTHVELNGLDIRRVSLEGVKICEWQQEQLLEPLGILVLPS